One genomic window of Streptomyces sp. NBC_01498 includes the following:
- a CDS encoding type I restriction endonuclease subunit R: MSVHDEAAFGNAIVAALLERGWSEGSRSHYRPQLGLDTAQLFEFIGKTQAHDWADLIALYGGDPNIAQAGFAKRVDQAIGTDGVLDVLRKGVKDKGTRIRLAYFKPSLVASDDILDDYRANRLTFVKELRYAAKQADKGNELDLTLFLNGIPLATVELKNALTRQGAEHAKEQYRLKRDPTELIFARRVIANFAVDTDVVYVAPELRGKMTRFLPFNTGSDGPGKPGGAGNPAPSAPGTYATSYLWEQIWERDAWLDLIERFVHLSKEKGADGRTRKKLIFPRYHQWDIVRKLAAHAARHGAGHNYLGMASAGSGKSNTIGWLAHRLSSLHTPTDPAEIDPDALAAGLKPGAPVFDKVVIITDRRNLDAQLRETVGSFEKTAGLVVKIDEKQGAKSEQLAKALTRETGKIITVTLHTFPALIDYLRRNPTEIQGHNFAIIVDEAHSSQSGDAATAVRAALRDLGLDSDSDDAGASELEAVAATTDAKLVRKAIQRSKAANLSYFAFTATPKAKTLELFGTLDTVDGKPTYVPFHTYSMRQAIEEGFILDPLRTYVTYETYWKLVNKNPTEREVERSKANPLLARHALTHDSTVTQRAHRIVEHFRTHTAGRLGGRAKAMVVTGSRHGAVQMARAIKKYIGDNGYADPGVLVAFSGSLTYDGEETTEPKENGGLAESALPKAFAYTRKDDKAVRTGGKPTQREYRILVVAEKYQTGFDQPLLTTMYVNKKLAGISAVQTLSRLNRTADRKSQADLAVLDFVNEAEDIKESFRPYFEEAKTLPSDPNLLYTAQSQVLRPDILVDEEMREFADAYLAAEEQAAGSAARWEKLHAELYRHLAPAVGRFTDLLDRTDEAGDPDEEAVKEAEQFRADLNDYVRKYGFLSQIVPYHDADLECLYLYGRHLLNRLPRRGDGGVDIGDVDLSHLRIQKTGEHDLTLTAEGAAELRGFGEGGGGAKEQEKSLLSELIEKFNDKYGTDFTDQDVITPFSEAKADPKVRAAAVNDEENFGLVFDEVFEDKMAEHIDSIADMGRQYFSHDDSFKQSLNQSARRAAWRMIRREEDIDDEVA, translated from the coding sequence ATGTCCGTTCATGACGAAGCAGCATTCGGAAACGCCATAGTCGCCGCTCTGTTGGAGCGCGGTTGGAGTGAAGGAAGCCGGTCGCACTACCGGCCCCAACTCGGCCTGGACACCGCCCAGCTTTTCGAGTTCATCGGCAAGACCCAGGCCCACGACTGGGCCGATCTGATCGCTCTCTACGGCGGTGACCCCAACATCGCCCAGGCCGGGTTCGCCAAGCGCGTGGACCAGGCGATCGGCACCGACGGTGTGCTGGACGTACTCCGCAAGGGTGTCAAGGACAAGGGCACCCGGATCAGGCTCGCCTACTTCAAGCCGTCGCTTGTCGCGTCGGACGACATCCTGGATGACTATCGGGCGAACCGGCTGACCTTCGTCAAGGAGTTGCGGTACGCGGCAAAGCAGGCGGACAAGGGCAATGAGCTGGACCTCACCCTGTTCCTCAACGGAATCCCCCTGGCGACCGTTGAGTTGAAGAACGCTCTCACCCGGCAGGGAGCGGAGCACGCCAAGGAGCAGTACCGGCTCAAGCGGGACCCCACCGAGCTGATCTTCGCCCGCCGCGTCATCGCGAACTTCGCCGTGGACACGGACGTGGTCTACGTCGCGCCCGAACTGCGCGGGAAGATGACCAGGTTCCTGCCGTTCAACACGGGCTCCGACGGTCCCGGGAAGCCCGGCGGCGCGGGCAATCCGGCGCCCAGCGCCCCTGGAACGTACGCCACGTCCTACCTCTGGGAGCAGATCTGGGAGCGGGACGCCTGGCTGGACCTGATCGAGCGGTTCGTGCACCTCAGCAAGGAGAAGGGTGCGGACGGGCGGACGCGGAAGAAGCTGATCTTCCCGCGCTACCACCAGTGGGACATCGTCAGGAAGCTCGCCGCCCACGCGGCCCGCCACGGCGCCGGCCACAACTACCTCGGTATGGCCTCCGCCGGCTCGGGCAAGTCGAACACCATCGGCTGGCTGGCGCACCGCCTGTCGTCGCTGCACACGCCCACCGATCCGGCCGAGATCGACCCCGATGCCCTGGCCGCCGGACTCAAGCCCGGCGCGCCCGTCTTCGACAAGGTCGTGATCATCACCGACCGCCGCAATCTCGATGCCCAACTGCGGGAGACCGTCGGCAGTTTCGAGAAGACCGCCGGGCTGGTCGTGAAGATCGACGAGAAGCAGGGCGCGAAATCCGAACAGCTCGCCAAGGCACTGACCCGCGAGACCGGGAAGATCATCACCGTCACGCTGCACACTTTCCCGGCCCTCATCGACTACCTGCGCCGCAACCCGACCGAGATACAGGGCCACAACTTCGCGATCATCGTGGACGAGGCGCACTCCTCCCAGTCCGGGGACGCCGCCACGGCCGTACGAGCGGCGCTCCGTGACCTGGGACTGGATTCGGACTCCGACGATGCCGGGGCGAGCGAGCTGGAAGCGGTGGCGGCCACCACCGACGCCAAGCTCGTCCGCAAAGCCATCCAGCGCAGCAAGGCTGCGAACCTCTCCTACTTCGCGTTCACGGCCACGCCCAAGGCCAAGACGCTCGAACTCTTCGGCACCCTAGACACCGTCGACGGCAAGCCGACGTACGTCCCCTTCCACACGTATTCGATGCGCCAGGCCATCGAGGAAGGCTTCATCCTCGACCCCCTGCGCACGTACGTCACGTACGAGACCTACTGGAAGCTGGTGAACAAGAACCCGACCGAACGCGAGGTGGAACGGTCGAAGGCCAATCCACTGCTCGCCCGGCACGCGCTCACGCATGACTCCACGGTGACTCAGCGGGCGCACAGGATTGTCGAGCACTTCCGCACACACACGGCCGGCAGGCTCGGCGGGCGCGCCAAGGCCATGGTGGTCACAGGCTCACGGCACGGCGCGGTACAGATGGCCCGTGCCATCAAGAAGTACATCGGGGACAACGGGTACGCAGACCCCGGTGTCCTGGTCGCGTTCTCCGGCAGCCTGACGTACGACGGCGAGGAGACCACGGAGCCGAAGGAGAACGGCGGTCTCGCCGAGTCCGCGCTGCCGAAGGCATTCGCCTACACGCGCAAGGACGACAAGGCCGTACGCACCGGAGGTAAGCCGACACAGCGCGAGTACCGCATCCTGGTCGTCGCCGAGAAGTACCAGACCGGCTTCGACCAGCCGCTGCTCACCACGATGTACGTGAACAAGAAGCTCGCGGGCATCAGCGCCGTACAGACCCTCTCCCGCCTGAACCGGACCGCCGACCGCAAGTCCCAGGCGGATCTGGCCGTCCTGGACTTCGTCAACGAAGCCGAGGACATCAAGGAGTCCTTCCGCCCGTACTTCGAGGAGGCGAAAACCCTTCCCTCCGACCCGAACCTCCTCTACACCGCGCAGAGTCAGGTCCTGCGGCCCGACATCCTCGTCGATGAGGAGATGCGGGAGTTCGCGGATGCCTATCTGGCGGCCGAGGAGCAGGCTGCTGGCTCGGCCGCCCGCTGGGAGAAGCTCCACGCGGAGCTGTACCGCCATCTGGCCCCCGCCGTCGGGCGGTTCACCGATCTGCTGGACCGCACGGACGAGGCGGGCGACCCCGACGAGGAAGCCGTCAAGGAAGCCGAGCAGTTCCGTGCCGATCTCAACGACTACGTACGGAAGTACGGTTTCCTCTCGCAGATCGTGCCGTACCACGACGCCGACCTCGAATGCCTCTACCTGTACGGCCGCCACCTGCTCAATCGCCTGCCGCGACGCGGCGACGGCGGCGTGGACATCGGTGACGTCGACCTCAGTCACCTGCGCATCCAGAAGACCGGCGAGCACGACCTCACTCTGACCGCCGAGGGGGCGGCGGAACTGCGCGGCTTCGGGGAAGGCGGAGGCGGCGCGAAGGAGCAGGAGAAGTCCCTGCTGTCAGAGCTGATCGAAAAGTTCAACGACAAGTACGGAACCGACTTCACCGATCAGGACGTGATCACACCCTTCTCGGAGGCGAAAGCGGACCCGAAGGTCCGCGCCGCCGCCGTCAATGACGAGGAGAACTTCGGCCTTGTCTTCGACGAGGTCTTCGAGGACAAGATGGCCGAACACATCGACAGCATCGCCGACATGGGACGGCAGTACTTCAGCCACGACGACAGTTTCAAGCAGTCACTCAACCAGAGCGCGCGCCGCGCGGCCTGGCGGATGATCCGCAGGGAGGAGGACATCGACGACGAGGTGGCCTGA
- a CDS encoding AAA family ATPase — protein sequence MSPAAPRQPTPFISRVRIKNYKSIAHCDVTLDRFTVLLGLNAAGKSNFLDALRFVRDALMDGPDEAVAARGGWSGVLRRVPEPTTSCTIGLDLQLPWTADSEGPWVGRYEITLAPAPEDGTGWHSRIGVQVQREVFDLRGPGGRRFLNPGHVGKNRHQRFLELSRMRGEDGPLANLHVALMQMFFYSPALSSLREARPNMSIARALEEDGRNLGPALAALGEQERERVSQYLGAIVPGVVDVGPTDPSADYIAARINFAADGETEPHVFRAESMSEGTIRAIGLLTALFQPDAREGWIPLIAIEEPELALHPLAAGALYDALTEASEHVQVLVTTQSAELFDRKEADLSAIRVVAAEHGVTVIGDVDPVSRSIVADGLATTAELLRSDQLRPVVVEPPAQPDEQPEGEE from the coding sequence ATGAGCCCTGCCGCGCCTCGCCAGCCTACGCCGTTCATCAGCCGTGTCCGGATCAAGAACTACAAGTCCATCGCCCACTGTGATGTGACGCTCGACCGGTTCACCGTGCTGCTCGGGCTGAACGCCGCAGGCAAGTCGAACTTCCTGGACGCCCTGCGCTTTGTTCGCGATGCGCTCATGGATGGCCCGGACGAGGCCGTGGCTGCGCGTGGCGGGTGGTCGGGGGTGCTGCGCCGGGTGCCTGAGCCAACGACTTCGTGCACGATCGGTCTGGACTTGCAACTTCCATGGACGGCTGACAGCGAGGGGCCCTGGGTCGGGCGATACGAGATCACGCTCGCCCCCGCGCCGGAAGACGGCACAGGCTGGCACTCAAGAATTGGCGTCCAAGTCCAGCGCGAAGTCTTTGACCTGCGTGGCCCTGGAGGAAGGCGTTTTCTGAATCCGGGTCACGTCGGGAAGAATCGCCATCAACGGTTCCTGGAACTTTCACGCATGAGGGGTGAAGACGGGCCGCTCGCCAATCTCCACGTGGCTCTCATGCAGATGTTCTTCTACAGCCCTGCCCTCTCCAGCCTGCGTGAGGCCCGGCCCAACATGTCCATCGCCCGGGCGCTTGAGGAAGACGGCCGCAATCTCGGCCCCGCTCTGGCCGCTCTCGGAGAGCAGGAGCGCGAGCGCGTCTCGCAATACCTGGGAGCGATCGTGCCCGGTGTCGTGGATGTCGGCCCCACAGACCCCTCCGCCGACTACATCGCGGCGCGAATCAACTTCGCCGCCGACGGCGAAACAGAACCACACGTCTTCCGGGCCGAGTCCATGTCGGAAGGGACCATCCGGGCCATCGGCCTACTCACCGCACTATTCCAACCTGACGCCCGCGAGGGCTGGATCCCGCTCATCGCCATCGAGGAGCCCGAGTTGGCGCTGCACCCACTCGCAGCCGGCGCCCTCTACGACGCGCTCACGGAAGCCAGCGAGCATGTGCAGGTCCTCGTCACCACGCAGAGCGCGGAGCTGTTCGACCGCAAGGAGGCCGACCTGTCGGCTATCCGCGTGGTTGCCGCCGAGCACGGGGTGACCGTGATTGGCGACGTGGACCCAGTGAGCCGGTCGATCGTCGCCGACGGTCTGGCGACCACGGCCGAGCTACTGCGTTCCGATCAACTGCGCCCTGTCGTGGTGGAACCCCCAGCCCAACCGGACGAGCAGCCGGAGGGTGAGGAGTGA
- a CDS encoding DUF4276 family protein: MEGEGEISALPVLLRRLMHEAQIWDADIQRPFLVDRGRLVRPGGLENAVEAQARRVPADHSGGILVVIDADDDCPAALGPALLARAEATRPDRRTAVVLANREFEAWFLASAPSLGGRAGLAEDLEIPANSESLRDCKGWLTHRRRDGVRYRPRVDQPALTQDMDLGLARANSSSFNKFCRDITYLITGKQGGITAHVRS, encoded by the coding sequence GTGGAGGGCGAGGGCGAGATCAGCGCATTGCCCGTACTCCTCCGGCGGCTGATGCACGAGGCGCAGATCTGGGACGCGGACATCCAGCGGCCTTTCCTGGTCGACCGCGGCCGCCTCGTCCGGCCCGGCGGCTTGGAAAACGCCGTGGAGGCCCAGGCCCGACGCGTACCCGCCGATCACTCGGGCGGCATTCTGGTCGTGATCGACGCCGACGACGACTGCCCGGCCGCCCTCGGGCCGGCCCTGCTGGCGAGGGCCGAAGCCACCCGCCCGGACCGCCGGACGGCCGTCGTGCTGGCGAACCGGGAGTTCGAGGCGTGGTTCCTCGCGTCAGCGCCTTCGCTCGGCGGCCGGGCGGGGCTCGCCGAAGACCTGGAAATCCCGGCCAACAGCGAGTCGTTACGCGACTGCAAGGGCTGGTTGACCCACCGCCGGCGCGACGGGGTGCGATACCGGCCGCGCGTGGACCAACCCGCCCTGACCCAGGACATGGATCTCGGCCTCGCCCGCGCCAACTCGTCCTCGTTCAACAAGTTCTGCCGCGACATCACGTACCTGATCACCGGAAAGCAGGGGGGAATAACCGCTCATGTCCGTTCATGA